Genomic window (Methanomassiliicoccales archaeon):
CAATTGATCCACCGTTCGTAAGATTCGTAGGCATCTTCTTCCACCAACTTTAATCTGCTTTCCTGCACTCTTTCCTCGATATGCCGATCTACAACGACCACTTCCGCCTCTTTCGAAAAATACTGTGCTTTTCGAAGGCCAACCTCACCCGCCCCAAAGATTGCCACTTTCTTTCCCACCAAGTCGAGTATCAGAGGAAGCATCAACATCACTCTAATGAATGTAAATTACTCGAATGACTTTTGATCTATCAACAAATTTTGATGCTAACATAATAATCTTTTGAGATATGCATCCAAATGACTGTAATTGCGGACGAAAAGAAGCGATGGAAACAAAGATTCGATACCACAAGCAACGATCTCGATTATGATTTCAATAGTATTTTCATGATCTTTTTACCACGTTCAAAATAATTTGTCGCATAAAAAAGGGGTGTTGATGTATGAATCATAGATGTATATTGCGCCCTTTTGGACGAATGCCAGAAACGATGAAAAATGAAATGCGATACTCTGTTTTTGAAAAAAAAAGCAATTTGCTCTACGGAAAATGTGGAGACTCCAGGCAACAATTAATTCTCTTACAAATTGGCTGGTTCACGAGCACTTCATAATGTACAAGCGCCTCGAGTTTTCAGGAGGGGAGCGATAATTTACTGAATTATTTTTTATAACTCCATTTATTATCCCCTCTGAATATCCAAATCAAGTGATATTTGTGATTCAATAGTATTGAGGTGAATAGATGAAAAGAGAAGGAATACTTGTGATCGGACACGGTAGCAAGCTCGAGTACAATAAGAACGCAATCAATCACTTTGCGACGAGACTCGCTGAACGCTTCAAAGATTTCCCGATTGCGGTTGGCTTCATGAATATTAATGAGCCGACCATCAAAGATGGGTTGGGGAAACTGGTTGCCGATGGCGCTGAAACGATTTATGTAGTTCCGTGTTTTCTCGCCCACGGTATCCATACGAGGGATGATATAACCTCAGAGCTCGGGATCCCTCAAGGAGGCAAGGGCGGAACCACGAATATAAACGGAAAAAGAATTGAAATACGGTACTGTGAACCAATCGGCGTTGATGAAAGGATTGTGGACATTCTTGAAGAAAGAGTGAAGGAGAGAATGAGGAAGGATTGAGCTTGAAGGTTCTTGTGATGGATGCAACGCACGGGGGCTTTTCGGTAGCACATGAGTACGAGAAGAGAGGAGCCGAGGTGACTCTCGTCGATTGCTACGGTACTGGCACCGAGATGCTTGAGGCGGAAGCTAGAAAGGCTGGAGTTCATATTGTGAGGAAGACCCCTGAGGGATTTTTCGATCTTGTGGTCTCACCGATCCATTGTCCTGATCATTTTCTGAAGGGTGCTACGTGGGAAAAGAAAATTACCACACATCAGGCCGTCGGCGAATTGTGCTCTTTCAAGTCAAGAATTGTCGAGGTGACGGGTACAAAAGGAAAAACTACAACATCGCACCTCATTGCACATCTTCTACGATCTCAAGGGCGCCGCGTATTAATGCTGAGTAGCGCTGGAATTGTGCTGTACGATGATGGACAAACGAAAATTCTCAAAAGAGAGGCGAGCATCGCCCCGACCACTATACTCGAAGTCGCAAATATGAATGTCGAATTTGATGTTGGCGTTTTTGAAGTCTCACTTGGGGGAACAAGCAACGCAGACACGGGTGTCATCACAACTATCGAGAATAATTATCCTATAGCAGCGGGCACAAGAAAAGCGTATGATGGAAAAGTGCAGATGGTGCAAAACTCGAAGAACACACTAGTGATAAGAAAGGCGGAGGAAGGTATTTGGACCTCACAGGCACGACAGGGGCTTAAGATTGTGACTTTTGGCGCGGGAGGAGATGTGGAGGTAAGGATCGTTTCGAAATTACTTCTGGGATCCAAAACAAAAGTTGAAATTCTTTTTGGAAAAGATTGTCGAGTGACTGCTGACTTGTCCTCTCGCTTCATCGCTCCCGCTTATGTTCCTTCGATTTCAGCAGCCGCAGCCGTCGCGTTTGATTTTGGGTTAGAGGTGGATGATATCGGGAGGTCGCTTTCATCCTTTGATGGTGTCCAGGGGAGGGCTGAGATCTCTTGTCATAAGAACTCCTGGATTATACGTGACAGGAATCCCGGCGTGAGTGCAGCGTCCATCGGATATCTTCTTGAATGCATGAAGAGCTACTCTGATTTGAAAAAAATCAGCCTTGTTGTTGAGCCTGTTTCAAAGCGGGTATGCGAGAAACTTGATGTCAGTGAGATTGAAAAAATCATTAGTACTCAGAGGGATTTCATTGACGGTGCCTATTTGTTAAGCGATTCGAATGAATTAAATCAAGCAAGACATACATTTGAGATCATCAAGAGTGTTGATGATGTACGCAAGAAATCGGATGCGATCCTCTGGTGCACAAAGGAGGGGTTCAGGTGAGCGACGTCCTCCACCCCAGACCGAGTCCCATCATCGCGGCCATGTATACGCTGAGGGATCTTGACGCGGATGTGATCGTCATGCACGGCCCTCCTGGCTGTGGCTTCACGGCATCGAGGCTGTTGGAAGAGGCAGGGGTTACAGTTATAACAACTGGTATGCAGGAAAATGATCTTATTTTTGGAGCAGAAAATCGCCTTGTAGAAGTGCTGAAAAGAGTTGACCTCGAGTTCTCACCGAGAATTGTTGGGGTGGTTGGCACGTGCGCGAGCATGATCATTGGGGAAAATCTCGAAGCGGCCATCAAGAAGGCAGGAATACGCTCCATAGTCTTGCCGATCGATATTCATGCATGCTCTGGACCGAACACAGTGGGCGCTATTAAGGTGCTCGAAGTGGCGATGAGTAAAGGGATCATCCCGAGAGAAGA
Coding sequences:
- the cfbA gene encoding sirohydrochlorin nickelochelatase, whose amino-acid sequence is MKREGILVIGHGSKLEYNKNAINHFATRLAERFKDFPIAVGFMNINEPTIKDGLGKLVADGAETIYVVPCFLAHGIHTRDDITSELGIPQGGKGGTTNINGKRIEIRYCEPIGVDERIVDILEERVKERMRKD
- the cfbE gene encoding coenzyme F430 synthase translates to MKVLVMDATHGGFSVAHEYEKRGAEVTLVDCYGTGTEMLEAEARKAGVHIVRKTPEGFFDLVVSPIHCPDHFLKGATWEKKITTHQAVGELCSFKSRIVEVTGTKGKTTTSHLIAHLLRSQGRRVLMLSSAGIVLYDDGQTKILKREASIAPTTILEVANMNVEFDVGVFEVSLGGTSNADTGVITTIENNYPIAAGTRKAYDGKVQMVQNSKNTLVIRKAEEGIWTSQARQGLKIVTFGAGGDVEVRIVSKLLLGSKTKVEILFGKDCRVTADLSSRFIAPAYVPSISAAAAVAFDFGLEVDDIGRSLSSFDGVQGRAEISCHKNSWIIRDRNPGVSAASIGYLLECMKSYSDLKKISLVVEPVSKRVCEKLDVSEIEKIISTQRDFIDGAYLLSDSNELNQARHTFEIIKSVDDVRKKSDAILWCTKEGFR